Proteins from a genomic interval of Mycobacterium conspicuum:
- a CDS encoding SDR family oxidoreductase, with amino-acid sequence MVVGASSGLGRCIGVGLAKRGDSVALLARRRDRIESAAAEAGPGTVAIECDVTDEASCRSAINDAADQLGGIDNLVYTPGIGPLVRLVDTDAETWRRVFETNVTGAALTTAAAVPYLTASAGKAVYLSSDSGTIGPPWPGLGAYGVSKAALERLVEAWRAEHPDIGFTCIIVGECAGGEGDAQTGFNAGWDLELAKQAYPMWIARGCMSPNLMPVEDLVEVVRMVLGTNASTSMPVVVARAAPPAGTPAFAT; translated from the coding sequence GTGGTAGTTGGCGCGTCGAGCGGGCTCGGGCGCTGCATTGGCGTCGGCCTGGCAAAGCGGGGTGATAGCGTCGCGCTCCTCGCCAGGCGGCGGGATCGCATCGAGTCCGCGGCGGCGGAGGCGGGACCGGGTACGGTCGCCATCGAATGCGACGTGACGGACGAGGCATCCTGTCGATCGGCGATCAACGACGCCGCCGACCAGCTTGGCGGCATCGACAACCTGGTCTACACGCCGGGCATCGGGCCGCTGGTCCGGTTGGTGGACACCGATGCCGAGACGTGGCGGCGCGTCTTCGAAACCAACGTCACGGGCGCGGCGCTCACCACCGCGGCGGCGGTGCCGTACCTGACCGCCTCGGCGGGCAAGGCGGTATACCTCTCGTCCGACTCGGGCACGATCGGGCCGCCCTGGCCCGGCCTGGGCGCCTACGGCGTCAGCAAGGCCGCGCTCGAAAGACTGGTGGAGGCGTGGCGAGCCGAGCACCCGGACATCGGCTTCACCTGCATCATCGTCGGGGAATGCGCGGGCGGCGAGGGCGACGCGCAAACGGGATTCAACGCCGGCTGGGACCTTGAACTGGCCAAGCAGGCCTATCCGATGTGGATCGCGCGTGGCTGCATGTCGCCCAACTTGATGCCGGTGGAAGACCTCGTCGAGGTGGTGCGCATGGTCCTCGGTACCAATGCCTCGACGTCGATGCCGGTCGTGGTCGCCCGCGCTGCCCCGCCGGCTGGCACCCCGGCCTTCGCGACGTAA
- a CDS encoding TetR/AcrR family transcriptional regulator — translation MNRAERRKNELRERILAAAFELFLSQGVSATRIDEICERADIASRTFFNHFPTRADMVRALAESRLVNLHDVVFARSDEPVPERLVGVFDDIATTLVDSGETYREMIGEMMAAVGYGAQRGSPFHDTFVELVKDGLARGEIHTRHDPQIVADIIAGALSGALANWRVDTTYSLPTNLHNLGVALADLLVAQ, via the coding sequence GTGAATCGGGCCGAGCGACGCAAGAACGAACTGCGCGAACGCATCCTGGCCGCGGCCTTCGAGTTGTTCCTGAGTCAAGGCGTTTCCGCCACCCGCATCGACGAGATCTGCGAACGCGCCGATATCGCCAGTCGCACGTTCTTCAACCACTTCCCCACCCGGGCGGACATGGTCCGGGCCCTGGCCGAGAGCCGCCTGGTCAACCTGCACGACGTGGTCTTCGCCCGGAGCGATGAGCCCGTGCCGGAGCGCCTCGTCGGCGTATTCGACGACATCGCAACCACGTTGGTCGACTCCGGCGAGACCTACCGCGAGATGATCGGTGAGATGATGGCGGCGGTCGGCTATGGCGCTCAACGCGGCTCGCCCTTCCACGACACGTTTGTCGAACTCGTCAAGGACGGATTGGCCCGCGGAGAGATCCACACCCGCCACGACCCGCAGATCGTCGCCGACATCATCGCCGGCGCACTCTCGGGGGCGCTGGCCAACTGGCGCGTCGACACCACCTATTCGCTACCGACAAATCTGCACAATCTCGGTGTGGCACTGGCCGATCTGTTGGTGGCGCAGTGA
- a CDS encoding long-chain-fatty-acid--protein ligase — translation MSALTTKSVTEFMDDPINFFGQSYTQMHSMGRADLEELQRQAMGIRFQQHRATIEMLRKLADRLGITALNEFNDVVPLMFSHTAFKSYPSALIDKKRFDLMTKWLDKLTSYDLSNVDTQGCNGIDDWIDRLDEQTPLQVITSSGTTGTISILPKDKRGAVEGMTLWKICLFQTFGAEPTDKELNPTVDVIWPNFASGKLGHLRIAQMIKQGFTGGDESKFHPLYPGSVETDLMFLASKMRAAASRGELDRLEIDPALAARKDEFIAMQLRQPQELDAFFVKITETLRGKRVFMTSAYPQMYEIAKAGLERGVRNVFAKDSAILTGGGMKGVALPDNFMDVITEFLGVDRIQQGYGFSESSTFHWGCEEGRYHVMPWVIPFVLDPDTSEALPRTGRQTGRAAVYDILLRAHWGGVISGDEVTIDWDLQCPCGRSSVAFEKDIMRYSEKQGVEDDRITCAATQEVHDEAIDFMKAVEL, via the coding sequence ATGAGTGCACTCACCACGAAGTCGGTCACGGAGTTCATGGACGACCCGATCAACTTTTTCGGGCAGTCCTACACACAGATGCACAGCATGGGGCGCGCTGACCTCGAGGAGCTGCAGCGGCAAGCGATGGGCATCCGCTTCCAGCAGCACCGTGCGACCATCGAGATGCTGCGCAAGCTGGCCGACCGCCTCGGGATCACCGCACTCAATGAGTTCAATGATGTTGTCCCGCTGATGTTCTCGCACACGGCCTTCAAGTCGTACCCATCGGCGCTGATCGACAAGAAGCGCTTCGACTTGATGACCAAGTGGCTGGACAAGCTGACCAGCTATGACCTGTCGAATGTCGATACGCAGGGGTGCAACGGCATTGACGATTGGATCGACCGCCTCGACGAACAGACCCCGCTTCAGGTGATCACCTCCAGCGGGACCACCGGCACCATATCGATCCTGCCCAAGGATAAACGCGGCGCCGTCGAGGGCATGACGCTGTGGAAGATCTGCCTGTTTCAGACCTTCGGAGCCGAACCCACCGACAAGGAACTGAATCCCACCGTCGACGTCATCTGGCCCAACTTCGCCAGCGGCAAGCTGGGGCACCTGCGTATCGCGCAGATGATCAAACAGGGTTTCACCGGCGGGGACGAATCGAAATTCCATCCGCTGTACCCGGGGTCGGTGGAGACCGACCTGATGTTCCTGGCGTCGAAGATGCGCGCGGCCGCTTCGCGCGGCGAGTTGGACCGCCTCGAAATAGACCCGGCGCTGGCCGCCCGCAAGGACGAATTCATCGCGATGCAGCTGCGCCAGCCCCAGGAGCTGGATGCCTTCTTCGTCAAGATCACCGAAACACTGCGCGGCAAACGGGTTTTCATGACCAGCGCCTACCCCCAGATGTACGAGATCGCCAAGGCCGGCCTGGAACGCGGCGTCCGCAACGTCTTCGCCAAGGACTCGGCCATCCTCACCGGCGGCGGCATGAAGGGCGTGGCGCTGCCCGACAACTTCATGGACGTCATCACCGAGTTCCTCGGGGTCGACAGGATCCAGCAGGGCTACGGCTTCTCCGAGTCGAGCACGTTCCACTGGGGCTGCGAAGAAGGCCGCTACCACGTCATGCCGTGGGTCATTCCCTTCGTCCTGGATCCCGACACCAGCGAGGCCCTGCCGCGCACCGGGCGCCAGACGGGCCGCGCGGCGGTGTACGACATTCTGTTGCGGGCGCACTGGGGTGGTGTGATCTCCGGCGACGAGGTGACCATCGACTGGGATCTGCAGTGCCCGTGCGGGCGCAGCAGCGTTGCGTTCGAGAAGGACATCATGCGCTACAGCGAGAAACAAGGTGTCGAGGACGACCGGATCACCTGCGCGGCGACCCAGGAAGTGCACGACGAGGCGATCGACTTCATGAAGGCTGTCGAGCTGTGA
- a CDS encoding SDR family NAD(P)-dependent oxidoreductase: protein MFGFASTVDDVIAGVDLTGKTAVVTGASSGLGLQTVTTLASAGAHVIATVRDPDSVHVDGVAVTALDLARLDSVRAAAQAIAAQHQRVDILINNAGVMFTPPMTTADGFELQFGVNHLGHFLLTTLLLPPLRAAAAASGDARVVTLSSEAHRNWGIDLDDIDFERRGYDTFLAYGQAKSANVLMTVELHRRFGAEGITALAVHPGTCATNLARYMDRATLKKMFAMSPETFAPENMKTVAQAAATTVWAATEPSLAGRGGAYLADCQVAQAADAATDPVAAQRLWALSERLIVGVE, encoded by the coding sequence ATGTTCGGATTCGCCAGCACCGTCGATGACGTGATCGCCGGCGTTGATCTGACCGGCAAGACCGCCGTGGTCACCGGCGCATCCAGTGGTCTGGGACTGCAGACGGTCACCACGCTGGCGTCGGCCGGCGCGCACGTCATTGCAACGGTGCGGGATCCGGACAGCGTCCATGTCGACGGGGTGGCCGTGACCGCGCTGGACTTGGCGCGCCTGGACAGCGTTCGTGCCGCGGCGCAGGCGATCGCGGCACAACACCAGCGGGTGGACATCCTGATCAACAATGCGGGCGTGATGTTCACCCCGCCGATGACGACCGCCGACGGTTTCGAGCTCCAGTTCGGCGTCAATCATCTCGGGCACTTCCTGCTGACGACGCTGCTGCTGCCGCCGCTGCGCGCGGCCGCCGCTGCATCGGGCGATGCCCGGGTGGTCACGCTGTCGTCGGAGGCACACCGAAACTGGGGAATCGACCTCGACGACATCGACTTTGAGCGACGGGGTTACGACACCTTCCTGGCCTACGGACAGGCCAAGTCCGCGAACGTCTTGATGACGGTCGAGCTGCACCGGCGCTTCGGCGCCGAAGGCATCACCGCGCTGGCCGTTCATCCGGGCACCTGCGCCACCAACCTGGCCCGCTACATGGACCGCGCGACCCTGAAGAAGATGTTCGCAATGAGCCCCGAAACCTTCGCCCCGGAGAACATGAAGACGGTGGCCCAGGCCGCCGCCACCACGGTATGGGCCGCGACCGAACCGTCCCTGGCCGGACGCGGCGGCGCGTACCTGGCGGACTGCCAGGTCGCCCAGGCCGCCGACGCCGCGACCGATCCTGTTGCCGCGCAACGGTTGTGGGCATTGTCGGAGCGACTCATAGTGGGAGTTGAGTAG
- a CDS encoding TIGR03557 family F420-dependent LLM class oxidoreductase gives MTSLGYLLSCEEFPPDELVRQAVRAEAAGFERLWISDHFHPWNDKQGNSPFVWSVIGALSQACALPVTTAVTCPIMRLHPAVVAQAAATSAAQLDGRFVLGLGTGEALNEHVTGEHWPPAATRRDMLEESVEVIRRLFTGEQISHRGTYFTVENARIYTLPAQPPPIYISGFGPQSARLAGRIGDGYQTTSPSRELLSEFRAAGGAGKPSQAGFKVCHAATVEEGVGTAHRLWPNEHLPGELAQILPTPAHFEQASSLVTASAVEQAVPCGPDIKPYLERIREFSEAGFDEVYIQQIGPSQDGFFDFWESKVVPEIAA, from the coding sequence ATGACGTCACTGGGCTACCTCCTGTCCTGCGAAGAATTCCCTCCGGACGAATTGGTGCGCCAAGCCGTGCGCGCGGAGGCCGCCGGGTTCGAAAGGCTATGGATCTCCGATCATTTCCATCCGTGGAACGACAAGCAGGGCAATAGTCCCTTTGTCTGGTCGGTGATCGGCGCGCTGTCTCAGGCGTGCGCGCTGCCGGTCACCACCGCGGTCACCTGTCCGATCATGCGGCTTCATCCCGCGGTGGTCGCTCAGGCCGCGGCGACCAGCGCCGCGCAACTCGACGGGCGATTCGTGCTGGGCCTGGGCACCGGCGAAGCGCTCAACGAGCACGTCACCGGTGAGCACTGGCCGCCCGCGGCCACCAGGCGCGACATGCTGGAGGAATCGGTGGAGGTGATTCGCCGCCTCTTTACCGGCGAGCAAATCAGCCATCGCGGAACGTATTTCACGGTGGAGAACGCGCGCATCTACACCCTGCCGGCCCAACCCCCGCCCATCTACATTTCCGGATTCGGGCCGCAGTCGGCGCGGTTGGCCGGCCGGATTGGTGACGGCTACCAAACCACCTCGCCTTCGCGCGAGCTGCTGTCCGAGTTCCGTGCGGCGGGCGGGGCGGGCAAACCCTCTCAGGCCGGCTTCAAGGTGTGCCACGCCGCAACCGTCGAAGAGGGCGTAGGCACCGCGCACCGCCTGTGGCCCAATGAGCACCTGCCCGGGGAGTTGGCCCAAATCCTGCCCACCCCTGCGCATTTCGAGCAGGCCTCCAGTCTCGTTACGGCCTCCGCCGTGGAACAAGCGGTGCCCTGCGGCCCGGACATCAAGCCGTACCTGGAACGGATCCGGGAATTCTCCGAAGCCGGCTTCGACGAGGTGTACATCCAGCAGATCGGTCCGTCGCAGGACGGCTTCTTCGACTTCTGGGAGTCGAAGGTGGTGCCCGAGATCGCGGCGTGA
- a CDS encoding cytochrome C oxidase subunit IV family protein, with product MKPTFNKRLLVVWLILAAFTLSYLWIDHSLSGSLTGSALVTSGVIVIALIKVRIIFREFMEVRQAPVLLCRLTDAWVVLIGAALLGSYFIGTAIR from the coding sequence ATGAAGCCGACCTTCAACAAGAGGCTGTTGGTGGTGTGGTTGATCCTGGCCGCGTTCACCCTTAGCTATCTGTGGATTGATCACTCGTTGAGCGGTTCGCTTACTGGCAGCGCGCTGGTCACCTCGGGCGTGATCGTGATCGCACTCATCAAGGTGCGCATCATCTTTCGGGAGTTCATGGAGGTGCGCCAGGCCCCGGTGCTGCTGTGCCGGCTGACGGACGCCTGGGTGGTGCTGATCGGTGCGGCACTGCTGGGCAGCTATTTCATCGGCACGGCGATCCGGTAG
- a CDS encoding hemerythrin domain-containing protein, whose product MAEHANQSPTDVVDFLVSQHQQIKGLFDQTLSASGKKREQSFIQLRQLLAVHETVEEEIVHPRAKRKIANAGAVVDERLHEEHEAKSVLKRLEKLEVDSDEFTRQLAELRGAVLDHAKHEEHDEFSKLGQELSSDELENMGRAAKLAEAIAPTRPHPGVESQVANLLAGPFAAMLDRARDAIVGKG is encoded by the coding sequence ATGGCAGAGCACGCCAACCAGTCGCCCACCGACGTGGTCGACTTCCTCGTCAGCCAGCATCAACAAATCAAGGGTCTGTTCGACCAGACGCTGTCGGCGTCGGGCAAAAAGCGCGAGCAGTCCTTTATTCAGCTTCGGCAACTGCTTGCCGTGCACGAGACGGTCGAGGAAGAGATCGTCCACCCGCGGGCCAAGCGGAAGATCGCCAACGCCGGCGCGGTCGTCGACGAGCGATTGCACGAGGAGCACGAGGCCAAATCCGTGCTCAAGCGGCTGGAGAAGCTCGAGGTCGACAGCGATGAGTTCACCCGCCAACTGGCCGAGCTTCGCGGCGCCGTACTCGATCACGCGAAGCATGAGGAGCACGACGAGTTCAGCAAGCTGGGCCAGGAATTGAGCAGCGACGAGCTCGAAAACATGGGCCGCGCAGCCAAGCTCGCGGAAGCGATCGCGCCCACCCGGCCGCATCCGGGCGTCGAATCGCAGGTGGCCAACCTGCTGGCGGGGCCGTTCGCGGCGATGCTCGACCGGGCCCGCGACGCCATCGTCGGGAAGGGCTGA
- a CDS encoding cytochrome c oxidase subunit 3 family protein, translating into MTDLAEERARVRFVPGQPDMWAFVLFETLVFTAYFGFYLFYRTQSPEAFLHSQAQLDLRIGVFNTLVLLLSSWSVARCVQSARAGAYQLALRDAYLTACFGAVFLCVKVFEWARQIQLGNNFDASDFFTYYFFLTGIHFVHLLIGFVVLGVAVYQLRSPARRSQHLVETCATYWHTVDFLWVLIFALLYVVR; encoded by the coding sequence ATGACCGACCTGGCCGAGGAGCGCGCCCGCGTCAGGTTCGTGCCGGGGCAGCCCGACATGTGGGCCTTCGTGTTGTTCGAAACGCTGGTCTTCACCGCCTATTTCGGCTTCTACCTGTTCTACCGCACCCAAAGCCCCGAGGCGTTTCTGCACTCCCAGGCGCAGCTGGACCTGCGCATCGGAGTGTTCAATACCCTCGTTTTGCTGCTCAGCTCGTGGTCGGTGGCGCGCTGCGTGCAGTCGGCCCGGGCCGGCGCCTACCAATTGGCTCTCCGCGACGCCTACCTCACCGCGTGCTTCGGTGCGGTGTTTTTGTGCGTCAAGGTGTTCGAGTGGGCCCGACAAATCCAACTGGGCAACAACTTTGACGCCTCGGACTTCTTCACCTACTACTTCTTCCTCACCGGCATCCACTTCGTGCACCTGTTGATCGGATTCGTCGTCCTCGGTGTCGCCGTCTACCAACTCCGAAGCCCCGCCAGGCGATCCCAACACCTGGTGGAAACCTGCGCCACCTACTGGCACACCGTCGATTTCCTGTGGGTGCTCATTTTCGCGCTCCTGTACGTGGTGAGGTGA
- a CDS encoding TetR/AcrR family transcriptional regulator — MKSARRPATDGELKIVQYSAARTRVLDAALVLFAEHGVSGTSLQMIADAVGITKAAVYHQFRTKEQIVLAVTERELGRLGPALEEAEAHGGPQARDALLVHVIDMAVRDRRLVRTLQFDPVVVRLLGEHEPFQRFMERLYRVLMGEGEDGALEGAMLSGAISSGVMHPLIGDIDDDTLRTKLTDMCRRLLGMPVEH; from the coding sequence GTGAAATCCGCACGACGGCCGGCTACCGATGGCGAACTGAAGATCGTCCAGTACAGCGCGGCGCGGACGCGGGTGCTGGATGCCGCGCTGGTGCTGTTCGCCGAGCACGGCGTGAGCGGCACGTCGCTGCAGATGATCGCCGACGCGGTCGGAATCACCAAAGCCGCTGTCTACCACCAATTTCGGACCAAGGAGCAGATCGTGCTCGCGGTCACCGAGCGCGAACTCGGCCGGCTGGGACCCGCGCTCGAGGAGGCCGAGGCGCACGGCGGGCCGCAAGCCCGCGACGCGCTGCTGGTGCACGTCATCGACATGGCGGTGCGTGACCGCCGGCTGGTGCGCACGCTGCAATTCGATCCCGTCGTGGTGCGACTGCTCGGTGAGCACGAACCCTTCCAGCGGTTCATGGAACGGCTCTACCGCGTGCTCATGGGCGAAGGTGAGGACGGCGCGCTGGAGGGCGCGATGTTGTCGGGCGCGATCAGCAGCGGGGTGATGCACCCCTTGATCGGCGACATCGACGACGACACCCTGCGCACCAAGCTGACCGATATGTGTCGCCGCCTGCTGGGGATGCCCGTCGAGCACTAA
- a CDS encoding sensor domain-containing protein → MTNPFSYDPLGRVPSGAPAEPVEEFPEPAGPAPGPRVNSFATLSLVYAFVFAPAGAVLGHLGLSQIRRTGQQGRQRALAGLTLSYLFIALSVVGLVVWATFGSTRSNRTAAPASATTAAPPPATVAPTDLARLLPGVADVRNLTRDNNLAVGQTWDHVGRRDRGGTIDRTECWGSIDPGSSDAYNVEAVFGYRASEFSDNRYPQNPLQVVAGVAAFRDPSAAQAQLADLLSGWHQCGGSDVKVTLPSAQAVTYSVGLPTDAGNGITTMEVATKGLVPRHFVRALAAKANVVIDLNLSYVPSSGSTTDRPQQAVAVADYILRKVPG, encoded by the coding sequence GTGACCAACCCGTTCAGTTACGACCCGCTGGGCCGCGTCCCCAGCGGCGCCCCGGCGGAACCGGTCGAGGAGTTCCCCGAGCCCGCCGGGCCGGCACCCGGTCCCCGCGTCAACAGCTTCGCCACGTTGTCGTTGGTGTACGCGTTCGTGTTCGCTCCCGCCGGCGCGGTCCTCGGACATCTTGGGCTATCGCAGATCCGTCGCACCGGCCAACAGGGCCGCCAACGCGCGCTGGCGGGGCTGACGCTGTCGTATCTGTTCATCGCGTTGAGCGTCGTCGGGCTCGTGGTGTGGGCCACCTTCGGCTCCACCCGCTCCAACCGGACCGCGGCACCCGCCAGCGCGACCACCGCAGCGCCGCCGCCGGCGACGGTGGCACCGACTGACCTTGCCCGGCTGTTGCCGGGTGTCGCCGACGTCAGGAACCTCACGCGGGACAACAACCTGGCGGTCGGCCAAACCTGGGACCACGTCGGCCGACGCGACCGTGGCGGAACCATCGACCGCACCGAGTGCTGGGGAAGCATCGATCCCGGGTCTTCGGACGCCTACAACGTGGAAGCCGTCTTCGGTTATCGCGCATCGGAGTTTTCCGACAACCGCTATCCGCAGAACCCGCTGCAGGTCGTCGCCGGGGTGGCGGCGTTTCGCGACCCGTCCGCCGCCCAGGCGCAACTGGCGGACCTGCTGTCGGGATGGCACCAATGCGGCGGCTCCGACGTGAAAGTGACTTTGCCCTCGGCGCAAGCGGTGACTTATTCGGTCGGCTTGCCCACTGATGCGGGCAACGGCATCACCACCATGGAAGTCGCGACCAAGGGATTGGTGCCGCGGCACTTCGTCCGCGCGCTCGCCGCCAAGGCCAACGTCGTCATCGACCTGAACCTGTCGTACGTGCCGTCGAGCGGCTCCACCACCGACCGGCCCCAGCAGGCCGTCGCGGTGGCGGACTACATCCTGCGGAAGGTCCCCGGCTGA
- a CDS encoding UdgX family uracil-DNA binding protein (This protein belongs to the uracil DNA glycosylase superfamily, members of which act in excision repair of DNA. However, it belongs more specifically to UdgX branch, whose founding member was found to bind uracil in DNA (where it does not belong), without cleaving it, appears to promote DNA repair by a pathway involving RecA, rather than base excision.) has product MSATRYLPENRTLGSLADAAAHCQGCSLFADATQTVFGRGRRRAPIMLVGEQPGDQEDRAGAPFVGPAGRLLARALEDADIDPALTYQTNAVKHFKFTRKGGKRRIHQKPNRTEVVACQPWLIAEIDAVRPHVIVCLGATAAQSLLGTAFRVSAQRGEALRLPAALDMHLDPEPIVLATVHPSAVLRDRSERHGEAYRLFVDDLRLASRC; this is encoded by the coding sequence GTGAGCGCCACCCGCTACCTGCCGGAGAACCGTACGCTCGGTTCCCTCGCGGATGCGGCCGCGCACTGCCAAGGATGCTCGCTGTTCGCCGACGCGACCCAAACCGTGTTCGGCCGCGGTCGGCGTCGAGCGCCGATCATGCTGGTCGGTGAGCAGCCGGGAGACCAGGAGGATCGCGCCGGCGCACCGTTCGTGGGCCCCGCCGGGCGACTGCTCGCCCGGGCACTCGAAGACGCCGACATCGATCCCGCGCTGACCTACCAGACCAACGCGGTCAAACACTTCAAGTTCACCCGCAAAGGCGGCAAACGGCGCATCCACCAGAAGCCCAACCGTACCGAGGTCGTCGCGTGCCAACCCTGGCTGATCGCCGAGATCGACGCGGTGCGGCCGCACGTGATCGTGTGCCTCGGCGCCACAGCCGCGCAATCGCTGCTGGGCACGGCTTTTCGAGTGTCCGCTCAGCGCGGCGAGGCGCTGCGGTTGCCCGCGGCGCTCGATATGCACCTGGACCCCGAGCCGATCGTGCTGGCGACGGTCCATCCTTCGGCTGTGCTGCGCGACCGCAGCGAGCGCCACGGCGAGGCCTACCGGCTATTCGTCGACGATCTGCGCCTCGCTTCTCGTTGCTAG
- a CDS encoding acyl-CoA reductase produces MSVLAAYTVPLFLRGEVIADDLVSFGTRQGINEFQAPDMVRYVDRLPLKSPGEMSDLYDVSFDEILDVLEALGDALDFDTNAHLQEAYEAALVANVLPPEMMRNSYRVLRPLFTRRHVLEVADSQVGLDYLNGWVPQRLSDGRELRVRAFGSRVLHIPAGNGGLVSAVTILRSVIARCDTIIKAPSNDPLTAIAIARTLADVAPGHPITKHLAVGYWKGGDLAVEEVLYQPRHVEKIVAWGGLASVKHVTRYIQPGLELIALDPKRSATIIGAEAFADHATMREVARRAAIDIGVANQEGCANARVIYALSGTDEAGLAKANKLGELIYAELVALPPFISTAPLYPNRDLFERLESSRMTDDFYRVFGGERREGAIVVSQFDEPVDYAPMLSGRVANIVPVDHIDQVTRAVNAYTQTIGIYPESLKRQLRDNLPLFGAQRLTSLGYACSVAIAMPQDAIEPIRRMCKWIVDEECDPEVVVPLWRVGAAQ; encoded by the coding sequence GTGAGCGTGCTGGCCGCCTACACGGTCCCCTTGTTCCTACGTGGCGAGGTGATCGCGGACGACCTGGTGTCATTCGGAACTCGCCAGGGCATCAACGAATTCCAGGCCCCCGACATGGTCAGGTACGTCGACCGGCTGCCGCTGAAGAGTCCCGGCGAGATGTCCGACCTGTATGACGTGAGTTTCGACGAGATCCTCGACGTGCTGGAAGCCCTCGGCGACGCACTGGATTTCGATACCAACGCCCACCTGCAGGAGGCCTACGAAGCCGCGCTGGTGGCAAACGTGCTGCCACCGGAGATGATGCGCAACAGCTATCGGGTGCTGCGCCCGCTGTTCACCCGACGGCACGTGCTGGAGGTGGCCGACAGCCAGGTCGGCCTGGACTATCTCAATGGCTGGGTGCCGCAACGGCTTTCCGACGGCCGTGAGCTGCGGGTGCGCGCGTTCGGGTCACGGGTGCTGCACATCCCGGCCGGCAACGGGGGCCTGGTGTCCGCGGTCACCATCCTGCGTTCGGTGATCGCCCGCTGCGACACCATCATCAAGGCCCCCTCCAACGACCCGCTGACCGCGATCGCCATCGCGCGGACCCTGGCCGACGTGGCGCCCGGCCACCCGATCACCAAGCATTTGGCCGTCGGCTACTGGAAGGGCGGCGACCTCGCGGTCGAGGAGGTGCTGTACCAGCCGCGGCACGTCGAAAAGATCGTCGCCTGGGGCGGATTGGCCTCGGTCAAGCACGTCACCCGCTACATCCAGCCCGGGCTCGAGCTGATCGCGCTCGACCCCAAGCGCAGTGCCACCATCATCGGCGCCGAAGCGTTCGCCGACCACGCCACCATGCGTGAGGTTGCCCGGCGGGCCGCCATCGATATCGGCGTCGCCAACCAGGAGGGCTGCGCCAACGCCCGGGTCATCTACGCCCTCTCGGGAACCGACGAAGCCGGGCTGGCGAAAGCGAACAAGCTCGGCGAGCTGATCTACGCCGAGCTAGTCGCGCTGCCGCCGTTCATCAGCACCGCGCCGCTGTACCCCAACCGGGACCTGTTCGAGCGCCTCGAATCCTCTCGGATGACCGACGACTTCTACCGCGTGTTCGGCGGCGAACGGCGCGAGGGTGCGATCGTGGTGTCGCAGTTCGACGAGCCCGTCGACTACGCGCCGATGCTGTCGGGTCGAGTGGCCAACATCGTCCCCGTCGACCACATCGACCAGGTGACCCGCGCGGTCAACGCCTACACCCAGACCATCGGGATCTACCCGGAATCACTCAAACGCCAACTGCGCGACAACCTTCCGCTGTTCGGAGCGCAACGATTGACCAGCCTGGGCTACGCCTGTAGCGTCGCTATCGCCATGCCCCAGGACGCCATCGAACCGATCCGCCGAATGTGCAAGTGGATCGTCGACGAGGAGTGCGACCCGGAGGTGGTCGTTCCGCTCTGGCGAGTCGGGGCCGCGCAGTGA